In Macadamia integrifolia cultivar HAES 741 chromosome 1, SCU_Mint_v3, whole genome shotgun sequence, a single window of DNA contains:
- the LOC122084013 gene encoding uncharacterized protein LOC122084013 has product MPKQRAPIFERALNLLNIPIFMAKMGKPSCPKLVFLKKTRELKKLKVLKYYNYAYIEEYQFSPSDTPLIHYHRNAFKKRGRGRYIDSLFFLCSCSGGSRVDGEYEGDGENDFALEAPPIISDGTAEELPEPLDWDGEDDSVDQRAEMFIQRFYEEMRMQMQESVLQYNEMLDRGCN; this is encoded by the coding sequence ATGCCCAAGCAAAGAGCGCCAATTTTCGAAAGAGCTTTGAATCTCTTAAATATCCCTATTTTCATGGCGAAAATGGGAAAACCCTCTTGCCCAAAGCTCGTTTTCCTGAAGAAGACGAGAGAGTTGAAGAAACTCAAGGTTCTTAAGTACTACAACTACGCTTACATCGAAGAGTATCAGTTTTCTCCTTCAGATACTCCTCTGATTCACTATCACAGAAATGCATTCAAGAAGAGAGGACGTGGCCGATATATTGATTCATTGTTCTTCCTCTGCAGTTGTTCGGGTGGTTCAAGAGTCGATGGAGAATATGAAGGAGATGGAGAAAACGATTTTGCGTTAGAAGCTCCACCAATCATTTCTGATGGTACTGCAGAAGAATTGCCTGAGCCATTGGATTGGGATGGCGAAGACGACTCTGTTGATCAGAGAGCAGAGATGTTCATCCAGAGGTTCTATGAAGAAATGAGAATGCAGATGCAGGAGTCAGTTTTGCAATACAATGAAATGTTGGACAGGGGATGCAATTGA
- the LOC122080605 gene encoding cysteine--tRNA ligase 2, cytoplasmic-like, with amino-acid sequence MENQEFQVYNTMTKQKEIFKPIEPGKVGMYVCGITAYDYSHIGHARAYVAFDVLYRYLKYLGYEVNYVRNFTDVDDKIIRRANELGEDPISLSGRFCEEFLADMDDLGCLRPTQEPPVSKHMDQIRAMIAQLIEKDFAYPVDGDVYFAVDNFPDYGRLSGRKLEDNRAGERVAVDSRKKNPADFALWKATKPGEPSWVSPWGPGRPGWHIECSAMSAHYLTASFDIHGGGMDLIFPHHENEIAQSCGACSSSKVGYWMHNGFVTQNDEKMSKSLGNFFTIREVTKQYHPMALRYFLMSTHYRSPVNYSIAQLDNASFEVLTLYRALHNCEVALSPYREGNPTDVAAHNGQTVRITPDARKCIDKLHSDFESKMADDLHVVEILNGALKDSLTFINSSLGLLKKKQKQQQKQPSPIQSLVEVEKEVKKILVDLGLLSSSTCSEVLQQLKEKALVRAGMKEEDVLLMIEERTKARKEKDFERSDQIRGLLYAKGIYPEDEGAVTTWWPCVPPEDPKST; translated from the exons ATGGAGAACCAGGAATTTCAGGTCTACAATACTATGACTAAGCAGAAGGAAATCTTCAAGCCCATAGAGCCCGGTAAGGTGGGCATGTACGTTTGTGGCATCACCGCCTACGATTACAGTCACATTGGCCACGCTCGTGCTTATGTCGCCTTCGATGTCCTCTACAG ATACCTGAAATATTTGGGATATGAAGTCAATTATGTACGGAACTTTACTGATGTTGATGACAAG ATAATTCGTAGGGCAAATGAATTGGGAGAAGATCCAATAAGTTTGAGTGGTCGGTTCTGCGAGGAATTTCTTGCAGACATGGATGATCTTGGGTGCTTACGTCCTACGCAAGAACCTCCTGTTTCTAAACATATGGATCAGATTAGGGCAATGATAGCTCAG CTTATTGAAAAGGATTTTGCCTATCCTGTCGATGGAGATGTATATTTCGCAGTTGACAATTTTCCTGATTATGGCCGGTTGTCTGGACGGAAACTAGAAGATAATCGAGCTGGTGAACGGGTTGCCGTTGattcaagaaagaaaaaccctGCTGACTTTGCATTGTGGAAG GCCACAAAACCCGGTGAGCCAAGTTGGGTCAGTCCATGGGGCCCTGGAAGACCAGGATGGCATATAGAATGCAGCGCCATGAGTGCTCATTACCTTACTGCCTCCTTTGATATTCATGGTGGTGGGATGGATTTGATATTCCCACATCATGAAAATGAGATCGCTCAAAGCTGTGGTGCCTGCTCAAGTAGCAAGGTGGGATATTGGATGCATAATGGTTTTGTGACACAGAACGATGAGAAAATGTCCAAGTCACTCGGTAACTTTTTCACAATTCGTGAG GTCACCAAACAATACCATCCAATGGCTTTGAGATATTTCTTGATGAGCACACACTATCGTTCTCCTGTCAACTATTCGATTGCGCAACTTGATAATGCTTCATTTGAAGTTCTCACCCTCTATCGG GCTTTGCATAACTGTGAAGTGGCTTTATCTCCATATCGAGAAGGGAATCCCACAGATGTTGCAGCACATAATGGCCAAACAGTGCGTATCACTCCTGACGCGCGAAAATGCATCGACAAGTTACACAGTGACTTTGAGTCCAAAATGGCTGATGACCTGCATGTTGTTGAAATATTGAATGGAGCTCTAAAGGATTCCCTAACATTCATTAACAGTTCTTTGGGCTTGCTCAAG aaaaagcaaaaacaacagCAAAAACAGCCATCACCCATTCAGTCTCTTGTTGAAGTGgaaaaagaagtgaagaagaTTTTGGTTGATCTGGGATTGTTGTCGTCTAGTACCTGTTCTGAG GTTTTGCAGCAGCTGAAGGAAAAGGCTCTTGTGAGAGCAGGGATGAAAGAGGAAGATGTCTTGCTTATGATTGAGGAAAGAACTAAggcaaggaaagagaaagattttGAGAGGAGTGATCAGATCAGGGGTCTGTTGTACGCCAAGGGCATTTATCCTGAAGATGAAGGTGCGGTAACGACATGGTGGCCTTGTGTTCCTCCTGAAGATCCAAAGTCTACCTGA
- the LOC122074157 gene encoding uncharacterized protein LOC122074157: protein MVFTEVSERERPHKFMAMAPERSRPLHNFDMPCLRWGNQRVLRCMKVNSNGEISPFDRRLSPSSEAEYEDFIGRRRESNSTKQGSSNGFGKSKKLLSPPIGAYGEKSEIDGDVDDGIEEVREKLMSELRTAANKINVAIPEEGEEDESFAAAARPWNLRKRRAACTAPNDNGRGVGGGSGLAGCSNSKNEERQQNTSPPRNENSTIKSLRVRFSSPAQGSVGKKEIPKFSIPLSRQEIEDDFFSMTGARPPRRSRKRTRNVQKQLETTFPGLWLSEITLDSYKVPDTPEPGKR, encoded by the exons ATGGTGTTTACGGAAGTTTCTGAAAGAGAGAGGCCGCACAAGTTCATGGCCATGGCTCCTGAAAGATCGAGGCCTCTCCATAATTTCGACATGCCTTGCTTGAGATGGGGGAATCAACGGGTTCTCAGATGCATGAAAGTGAATTCCAACGGAGAAATTTCCCCCTTCGACCGCAGATTATCGCCTTCTTCTGAAGCCGAATACGAAGATTTTATCGGCCGGAGAAGGGAATCGAATTCCACGAAGCAGGGATCTTCTAACGGCTTCGGAAAATCCAAGAAACTGCTTTCGCCGCCGATTGGAGCTTATGGAGAGAAATCAGAGATTGATGGTGATGTAGACGACGGGATTGAAGAGGTTAGGGAAAAACTCATGTCTGAACTCCGTACAGCTGCTAATAAGATTAATGTTGCGATTCCTGAGGAAGGCGAAGAAGATGAGTCGTTCGCTGCGGCGGCGAGGCCGTGGAATCTTAGAAAGAGAAGAGCAGCTTGTACGGCTCCCAATGATAACGGAAGAGGAgtaggtggtggtagtggtCTAGCTGGGTGTTCGAACTCAAAGAATGAAGAGCGTCAGCAGAATACTTCTCCTCCGCGGAATGAAAATTCCACCATTAAATCGCTTCGGGTGAGGTTTTCGTCTCCTGCGCAAGGCAGCGTTGGGAAGAAGGAGATCCCTAAGTTCTCGATCCCACTTTCTCGGCAAGAGATAGAGGACGATTTTTTCTCCATGACGGGGGCAAGGCCACCTCGGAGGTCAAGGAAGAGGACTAGGAACGTACAGAAGCAACTCGaa ACAACATTTCCTGGTTTATGGTTGTCAGAAATAACGCTGGATTCATACAAAGTACCTGATACTCCTGAACCTGGAAAG AGATAG